Proteins encoded in a region of the Streptomyces akebiae genome:
- a CDS encoding alpha/beta hydrolase, translating to MHTRRTSRPHRSLRAGGALLAAAALLVAGCSSGHSSAAATTVDGGPALGPLPRATPSALAPYYEQKLSWRDCETPGFQCATMKAPLDYAKPGEGDVKLAVSRRKATGPGERLGSLLVNPGGPGGSAVGYVQKYAGIGYPAKVRARYDMVAVDPRGVAGSEPVECLTGRQMDTYTQTDLTPDDTEETGRLVAAYKRFAEGCGERAPKLLRHVSTVEAARDMDILRALLGDEKLTYVGASYGTFLGATYAGLFPERVGRLVLDGALDPSLPARKLNQEQTAGFETAFQAFARDCVGRKDCVLGRTPAQVAENLRALFERLDARPLATGDADGRRLGESLATTGVIAAMYDEGAWPQLRQALTEAVEKDDGAGLLALSDSYFERAPDGTYSNLMYANAAVNCLDLPAAYDTPEAVERALPEFEKASPVFGRALAWASLNCAYWPVRPTGGPHRIEAKGAAPIVVVGTTRDPATPYRWAESLASQLSSARLLTYDGDGHTAYGRGSDCIDSAINTYLLRGTPPTDGKRCSAS from the coding sequence ATGCACACCAGGCGTACTTCCCGGCCGCACCGGTCCCTGCGGGCCGGCGGCGCGTTGCTCGCTGCCGCCGCGCTGCTCGTCGCGGGCTGCTCCTCAGGCCACTCCAGTGCGGCGGCCACGACCGTCGACGGGGGGCCCGCCCTCGGCCCGCTGCCCCGTGCGACTCCGTCGGCTCTGGCCCCGTACTACGAGCAGAAGCTGAGCTGGCGCGACTGCGAGACACCCGGTTTCCAGTGCGCCACGATGAAGGCGCCCCTCGACTATGCGAAGCCGGGCGAGGGCGACGTCAAACTGGCCGTCTCGCGGCGGAAGGCGACCGGCCCGGGGGAGCGGCTCGGCTCGCTGCTGGTCAATCCGGGCGGTCCCGGCGGCTCGGCGGTCGGCTATGTGCAGAAGTACGCGGGCATCGGCTACCCCGCCAAGGTCCGGGCGCGGTACGACATGGTGGCCGTCGACCCGAGGGGCGTGGCAGGCAGCGAGCCGGTCGAATGTCTCACCGGGCGCCAGATGGACACGTACACGCAGACGGACCTCACCCCGGACGACACGGAGGAGACGGGTCGGCTGGTCGCCGCGTACAAGCGGTTCGCGGAGGGGTGCGGGGAGCGGGCGCCCAAGCTCCTGCGGCACGTCTCCACGGTCGAGGCCGCCCGCGACATGGACATCCTGCGGGCCCTGCTGGGCGACGAGAAGCTGACGTACGTAGGTGCCTCGTACGGGACGTTCCTCGGTGCGACGTACGCGGGGCTGTTCCCCGAGCGGGTCGGCCGACTGGTGCTGGACGGCGCGCTGGACCCGTCGCTGCCCGCCCGCAAGCTCAACCAGGAGCAGACGGCGGGCTTCGAGACGGCCTTCCAGGCTTTCGCCCGGGACTGCGTGGGGCGGAAGGACTGCGTGCTGGGGCGTACGCCGGCACAGGTCGCCGAGAACCTGCGCGCGCTCTTCGAACGGCTCGACGCGCGGCCGCTCGCGACAGGTGACGCCGACGGGCGGCGGCTCGGCGAGTCCCTCGCCACGACGGGCGTGATCGCCGCGATGTACGACGAGGGGGCCTGGCCCCAGCTGCGCCAGGCACTCACCGAGGCGGTCGAGAAGGACGACGGCGCGGGCCTGCTCGCCCTCTCGGACAGCTACTTCGAACGGGCACCGGACGGCACCTACTCGAACCTGATGTACGCCAACGCCGCCGTGAACTGTCTCGACCTCCCGGCCGCCTACGACACCCCCGAGGCGGTCGAACGGGCCCTCCCCGAGTTCGAGAAGGCGTCGCCCGTCTTCGGCCGGGCCCTCGCTTGGGCCTCCCTGAACTGCGCGTACTGGCCGGTGAGGCCGACGGGCGGGCCGCACCGCATCGAGGCGAAGGGCGCCGCCCCGATCGTCGTCGTCGGTACCACGCGCGATCCCGCCACGCCGTACCGCTGGGCAGAGTCCCTCGCCTCTCAGCTCTCCTCCGCCCGCCTCCTCACCTACGACGGCGACGGACACACCGCCTACGGCCGCGGCAGCGACTGCATCGACTCCGCGATCAACACCTACCTGCTCCGCGGCACACCCCCGACCGACGGAAAGCGCTGCTCAGCGTCCTGA
- a CDS encoding DNA polymerase III subunit delta': MAVWDDLVGQERLSAQLDAAARDADRIVTAAEQGTAPPEASKMTHAWLFTGPPGSGRVTAARAFAAALQCVSPDRALGGSPGCGFCDGCHTALVGTHADVSTVAAVGTQILADDMRDTVRKSFTSPANGRWQVILVEDAERLNEKSANAVLKAVEEPAPRTVWMLCAPSLEDVLPTIRSRCRHVGLLTPSVDAVADMLVRREGIEPEAAAVAARATQGHIERARRLATDPRARERRAAVLKLPLRVEDIGGCLKAAQELVDAASEESKQLAEEVDTKETEELKAALGAVQGGRMPRGTAGVMKDLEDKQKRRRTRAQRDSLDLALTELTGFYRDVLALQLGSRVALSNVEVRDSLERLARGGTPEATLRRIDAVAACREALDRNVAPLLAVEAMTMALRAG, encoded by the coding sequence ATGGCTGTGTGGGACGACCTGGTGGGGCAGGAGCGGCTGAGCGCGCAGCTGGACGCGGCCGCTCGGGACGCGGACCGGATCGTCACGGCGGCGGAGCAGGGGACCGCGCCTCCGGAGGCGTCCAAGATGACGCATGCGTGGCTGTTCACGGGGCCGCCGGGGTCGGGGCGGGTGACGGCGGCACGGGCGTTCGCCGCGGCGTTGCAGTGCGTGAGTCCGGACCGGGCGCTCGGGGGAAGCCCCGGATGCGGGTTCTGTGACGGGTGTCATACGGCGCTGGTGGGGACGCACGCGGATGTGAGCACCGTGGCGGCGGTGGGCACGCAGATCCTCGCCGACGACATGCGGGACACGGTGCGGAAGTCGTTCACGTCGCCGGCGAACGGGCGCTGGCAGGTGATCCTGGTCGAGGACGCCGAGCGGCTGAACGAGAAGTCGGCGAACGCGGTCCTGAAGGCCGTGGAGGAGCCCGCCCCGCGGACGGTGTGGATGCTGTGCGCGCCCTCGTTGGAGGACGTGCTGCCGACGATCCGGTCGCGGTGCCGGCATGTCGGGCTGCTCACACCGTCGGTGGACGCCGTGGCGGACATGCTCGTACGGCGGGAGGGCATCGAGCCGGAGGCCGCGGCGGTGGCCGCGCGGGCGACCCAGGGGCACATCGAGCGGGCCCGGCGGCTGGCCACCGATCCGCGGGCCCGGGAGCGGCGGGCCGCTGTGCTGAAGCTGCCGTTGCGGGTCGAGGACATCGGCGGGTGTCTGAAGGCGGCGCAGGAGTTGGTGGACGCCGCTTCGGAGGAGTCGAAGCAGTTGGCCGAAGAGGTCGACACCAAGGAGACCGAGGAGCTGAAGGCGGCGCTGGGCGCGGTGCAGGGCGGCCGTATGCCGCGCGGCACGGCGGGCGTGATGAAGGACCTGGAGGACAAGCAGAAGCGGCGGCGTACGCGCGCGCAGCGGGACAGTCTCGACCTCGCGTTGACCGAGCTCACCGGGTTCTACCGGGACGTGCTGGCTCTGCAGCTGGGCTCCCGGGTGGCGCTCTCCAATGTCGAGGTGCGAGACAGCCTGGAGCGGTTGGCGCGGGGAGGCACGCCCGAGGCGACGTTGCGGCGCATCGACGCGGTCGCGGCGTGCAGAGAGGCGTTGGATCGCAACGTGGCGCCCCTGCTGGCCGTGGAGGCGATGACGATGGCCCTGCGCGCCGGGTGA